The following are encoded together in the Oryzias melastigma strain HK-1 linkage group LG17, ASM292280v2, whole genome shotgun sequence genome:
- the acin1a gene encoding apoptotic chromatin condensation inducer in the nucleus isoform X2 → MADLEDVTLDGRPLQSLRVADLKAALEERGLSKSGQKNALIKRLKGALMLENLQRTSTPHIGLQPNSQIGEEMSQNSFIKQYLAKQQELLRQRLEREAREAYETNDQQDHADVNNSTQCPPPAQDTAGQHKPTEAEFGSMNAGQGNANQEADVSSPPASGSVSMRVPGVEQRQDRGFASGEAAGDSDDDDSEGGEEDGNDDDWDSNARRRNFREQARVPTARERSGVSRQPQQQHIPPLLSPQLRQPTPPPSPPPELSFPLPDTPKQSPPSPDVAPARHSPSTSSSGSSSSDSRSSSPEPQRGAHAERKPGPLTLLARKMASEGAFSGPSWQGTEGEGDMQDNRSLEGLVSAITHTANTAGHISFPMIPGGHQGVSGVHSAHTEVPVSVLRAAAVDDRDRQLQENEKALELERQEKMKKLEQERALALEREKALEREKIERRQALEREEKEKALQREREFALERERQEREHALAKEREERERQRELERQRVLEQERLQREREEKEKREREERERQVELEKARERERKQQEIERALEQARLKKEREEAEKKEKERLERERALELERLEKEKIEREKALEKERMEKERIEKEKALELQRIEREKALEQERLEQERKEKERIEREKALELERIEREKREKEEKERLERERALEQERIEREERERKEKEAALERERLERERAEKERQEQLEREKALEQERLERERALEMERQKKEKALEIERQEREKALEMERQEKERAMEMERREKEKALEMERQKKEKALEMERREKEKALEMERREKEKALEMERQKKEKALEEERERALEQERLEHEKAMKKEKEEKEKLISTERESETRLSPSKPAGEVGLTSLPNPPLLSTGTAPNLPTEAGEREDARAPASASEAQAAKTDVTMSPRKKFQFVRVSPAQPQSSSTPMVIKRPRTFSDTPQPRGPPVISLSSAKEQQPEMSPLKQQDPQNREASTAAVQSEQKDATKPAVHQDQQQNETKKPVSVEKQDDSTKAQGAAKKAEENNESSSCTPEQRSADVKKKKTRSSSNDSSSSESDSGSSSSSSSSSSSSSQDKTSSRGREEGKRERNSSQNYMDTSEAQTEVLKETKNASHCRNSLSLENNNNIDGEMSNKHPSEATVRGESIQTTENEEEEERGKQRQEKETAMVDSQKLSETAEETPKAFSARKISLGSASSTEAEQESGGVAGRKRRWGSSTVVTAKKPSISITTDSLKSLIPDIKPSLGQEAVVELHPEEAALSGAEEEDGERSEQDLQIRRTVTQVVHTESPENGEKEAKRSRREEPEEDCRPDQERIKTQEEPVEVSLHGTVEAQLPAHTSHDVEMNTVTPSDTLIRRSISQQKMGVSITIDDPVRTAQQPSPPRGKVSNIVHVCNLVRPFTLGQLKELLSRTGSLVEDGFWIDKIKSHCYVTYSSVEEAVATRTALHGVKWPQSNPKVLSVDFCQQDELDFHKSLGTAERPGDDQGPAPGRGRALGLPSLLPERDQWAEREREMERRERARAEREWDRDKVKEFGKRGEEKEGGSRRSRSRERRRKERGKSKEKKTDKKADEPPAKLLDDLFCKTKATPCIYWLPLTDEQYVQRQAARAERMKEREKLRKELEEEEEKKREEERKERMKTTGATTGDRGEGEKDKDRDRERDRDRGRDRENDKRRDGHRRPGASGASSSRRSRSRSDPRDRRR, encoded by the exons ATGGCGGACCTTGAAGACGTTACGCTGGACGGGAGACCGCTTCAGTCCCTCCGAGTTGCGGATTTGAAAGCAGCTCTCGAGGAAAGAGGGCTGTCGAAAAGCGGGCAAAAGAATGCTCTCATTAAAAGACTTAAAGGG GCTCTCATGCTGGAGAATTTGCAGAGAACCTCTACACCTCATATTGGTCTTCAGCCAAACTCTCAG ATTGGTGAAGAAATGAGTCAAAACAGTTTTATCAAACAGTATTTGGCTAAGCAGCAGGAACTTCTGAGGCAGCGCCTGGAAAGAGAGGCTCGGGAAGCATATGAAACAAACG ATCAACAGGACCATGCAGATGTTAACAACAGTACACAATGCCCTCCTCCTGCCCAG gaTACAGCAGGGCAACACAAGCCAACTGAGGCAGAGTTTGGGTCAATGAATGCAGGGCAAGGAAACGCTAATCAGGAAGCTGACGTGTCCAGTCCACCTGCCTCTGGCTCTGTATCCATGCGGGTTCCTGGTGTTGAGCAAAGACAAGATCGGGGCTTTGCGTCTGGTGAAGCCGCAGGTGATAGTGACGACGATGACAGTGAAGGCGGAGAAGAAGACGGCAACGATGATGACTGGGACAGTAACGCTCGCAGGAGAAATTTCCGAGAACAAGCCAGGGTGCCCACAGCAAGGGAGAGGTCAGGGGTATCCCGGCAACCGCAGCAGCAACACATCCCTCCCCTTTTGTCTCCTCAACTCCGCCAACCGACACCTCCTCCTTCCCCTCCTCCAGAATTGTCATTTCCTTTACCCGATACCCCAAAACAGAGCCCACCCAGTCCTGATGTCGCCCCAGCCAGACACTCACCCAGTACCTCCAGCTCCGGTTCCTCCAGCAGTGACAGCCGCAGTAGCAGTCCAGAACCACAAAGGGGCGCACACGCTGAGCGCAAGCCCGGCCCGCTGACCCTGCTGGCACGCAAAATGGCATCAGAGGGGGCTTTCTCTGGACCAAGTTGGCAAGGCACAGAGGGAGAAGGCGATATGCAAGACAACAGGTCTCTAGAGGGTCTGGTATCTGCCATCACTCACACAGCAAATACAGCAGGCCATATATCATTTCCCATGATTCCAGGAGGCCACCAGGGTGTCTCTGGTGTGCATTCTGCTCACACCGAAGTGCCTGTGAGTGTGCTTAGGGCCGCAGCGGTAGATGACAGGGACAGACAACTTCAGGAAAACGAAAAAGCACTTGAGTTGGAGCGgcaggagaagatgaagaagcTCGAGCAAGAAAGAGCACTTGCTCTCGAGCGGGAAAAGGCTTTGGAAAGAGAGAAAATCGAGCGACGGCAAGCATTAGAAAGGGAAGAAAAAGAGAAGGCTTTACAGCGGGAACGAGAATTCGCTCTGGAAAGAGAAAGGCAGGAGCGGGAGCACGCACTGGCTAAGGAAAGGGAGGAGCGAGAAAGGCAGAGGGAGCTCGAAAGACAACGAGTTCTGGAGCAGGAGCGCCTGCAGAGAGAaagggaggagaaggagaagcgGGAACGGGAGGAAAGGGAGAGGCAGGTGGAGCTGGAGAAAGCCAGGGAGCGGGAGAGGAAACAGCAAGAGATTGAACGGGCTCTGGAACAAGCGAGGttgaagaaagaaagagaagaggcagagaaaaaggagaaggaaaGACTCGAGCGAGAAAGAGCTTTGGAGCTCGAACGgctggaaaaggaaaaaatcgAGAGGGAGAAAGCTTTGGAGAAAGAGAGGATGGAAAAGGAGAgaattgagaaagaaaaagctttagaGCTTCAAAGGATAGAACGAGAAAAAGCTCTAGAGCAAGAAAGACTGGAGCAAGAGaggaaggagaaagaaagaattGAAAGAGAGAAAGCGCTGGAGCTTGAGAGAATAGAGAGGGAAAAACGagagaaggaagaaaaagagaggCTTGAAAGAGAGCGAGCTCTCGAGCAGGAAAGAATCGAGAGGGAAGAACGAGAGAGAAAGGAGAAGGAGGCCGCTCTAGAACGGGAGAGATTGGAGAGggaaagagcagaaaaagaaaggCAAGAACAGCTGGAGAGGGAGAAAGCTCTAGAGCAGGAGAGGCTTGAAAGGGAAAGAGCTTTGGAGatggaaagacagaaaaaggagaaaGCTTTGGAGATAGAGAGACAGGAAAGGGAGAAAGCCTTGGAGATGGAAAGACAGGAAAAGGAGAGAGCTATGGAGATGGAGAGAcgggaaaaggaaaaagctttagagatggaaagacagaaaaaggagaaaGCTTTGGAGATGGAGAGacgggaaaaagaaaaagctttggAGATGGAGAGacgggaaaaagaaaaagctttggagatggaaagacagaaaaaggagaaaGCTTTGGAAGAAGAAAGAGAAAGGGCTCTGGAGCAGGAAAGGCTGGAGCATGAGAAGGCCATGAAGaaggaaaaagaggagaaagaaaagcTTATCAGTACAGAAAGGGAGAGCGAGACCCGCCTTTCTCCATCCAAACCTGCTGGTGAGGTTGGTCTGACTTCCCTGCCCAATCCTCCACTCCTGTCTACAGGAACAGCTCCAAACCTGCCCACAGAAGCAGGAGAGCGTGAAGATGCCCGCGCTCCGGCGTCTGCAAGTGAAGCTCAGGCAGCAAAGACTGATGTAACCATGTCACCGCGTAAGAAGTTTCAGTTCGTACGGGTCTCCCCGGCTCAGCCCCAGTCATCCTCCACGCCTATGGTTATCAAGCGGCCTCGCACTTTCTCAGACACCCCTCAGCCCAGAGGCCCACCCGTCATCTCATTGAGCAGTGCTAAAGAGCAACAGCCTGAAATGTCCCCCCTCAAGCAGCAAGACCCCCAGAATCGAGAAGCTTCAACCGCAGCAGTTCAGTCCGAGCAGAAAGACGCAACTAAACCTGCAGTGCACCAGGATCAACAGCAAAATGAGACCAAAAAGCCTGTGTCTGTGGAAAAACAGGACGATTCAACAAAAGCTCAAGGGGCAGCAAAAAAAGCAGAGGAAAACAACGAGAGCTCATCATGCACTCCAGAACAGAGGAGTGCTGatgtaaagaagaagaaaacaagatcATCATCTAATGACTCCTCCTCTTCAGAGTCAGACTCTGGATCTTCATCGTCGAGCTCTTCGAGCTCATCCTCATCTTCTCAGGATAAAACCTCTTCAAGAGGCAGAGAG gaGGGGAAGCGTGAAAGAAATTCTTCCCAGAACTACATGGACACATCAGAAGCCCAGACAGAGGTTTTGAAGGAAACCAAAAACGCCTCTCACTGCAGAAATTCCCTCTCTTTAGAGAACAACAACAATATTGACGGAGAAATGTCCAACAAG CACCCGTCTGAGGCAACAGTTAGAGGAGAATCAATACAGACcacagaaaatgaagaagaggaggaacgGGGCAAGCAAAG GCAGGAGAAGGAGACAGCCATGGTCGACTCACAGAAGCTCTCAGAGACTGCAGAGGAG ACGCCAAAAGCCTTCTCAGCACGCAAGATCTCTCTTGGCA GCGCGAGTAGTACAGAGGCGGAGCAGGAGTCTGGGGGAGTGGCTGGTCGCAAAAGGAGGTGGGGCTCCAGCACTGTCGTCACTGCCAAGAAGCCTTCCATCAGCATCACCACAGATTCACTAAAG tCTCTGATTCCTGACATCAAACCCAGTTTGGGTCAGGAGGCAGTAGTGGAGCTACATCCAGAGGAAGCTGCCCTCTCTGGGGCAGAAGAGGAAGACGGGGAGCGCTCTGAGCAGGACCTTCAAATCCGCCGCACTGTCACACAA GTGGTGCACACAGAAAGCCCAGAGAATGGGGAGAAAGAGGCGAAGAGAAGCAGACGAGAGGAACCAGAGGAGGATTGTCGGCCAGACCAAGAAAGAATAAAGACCCAGGAAGAGCCGGTGGAGGTCTCCCTCCACGGGACCGTGGAAGCCCAGTTGCCAGCACACACCAGCCATGATGTAGAAATGAACACTG tGACTCCCAGCGATACCCTCATTCGTCGCTCCATCAGCCAGCAGAAAATGGGCGTTTCCATCACCATCGACGACCCTGTCCGCACAGCCCAGCAGCCCTCCCCACCCCGAGGAAAAGTCTCCAATATCGTCCACGTATGCAACCTG GTGAGGCCGTTCACACTCGGACAGCTGAAGGAGCTGCTCAGCAGAACTGGATCGCTGGTGGAGGACGGCTTCTGGATCGATAAGATCAAGTCCCACTGCTACGTCACT TATTCCAGCGTAGAGGAGGCGGTCGCTACAAGGACAGCCCTCCATGGAGTGAAGTGGCCTCAGAGCAACCCCAAAGTCCTCAGTGTTGACTTCTGCCAGCAGGATGAG TTGGACTTCCACAAGAGTTTGGGAACAGCAGAGCGGCCGGGAGATGACCAAGGCCCCGCCCCCGGCCGTGGGCGAGCGTTAGGCCTGCCCTCCCTGCTCCCAGAGCGAGACCAATGGGCTGAACGGGAGCGGGAGATGGAGCGCCGGGAGCGGGCCCGGGCGGAGCGCGAGTGGGATCGGGACAAAGTCAAGGAGTTCGGGAAACGAGGGGAGGAGAAGGAGGGGGGTTCTCGGAGATCACGCTCCAGAGAGAGAAGACGTAAGGAGAGGGGAAAGAGCAAGGAGAAGAAGACCGACAAGAAAG CTGATGAACCTCCTGCAAAGTTGCTAGATGATTTGTTCTGCAAAACTAAAGCAACTCCCTGCATTTACTGGCTCCCACTGACAGATGAACAG TACGTTCAGCGGCAAGCTGCCCGCGCCGAGCGGATGAAGGAGCGGGAGAAGCTAAGGAAAGagctggaagaggaggaggagaagaaaagggAAGAGGAGCGCAAAGAGCGAATGAAAACCACAGGCGCCACAACCGGAGACCGGGGCGAGGGTGAGAAAGACAAGGACCGGGACAGGGAGAGGGACAGAGACCGGGGCAGGGACCGGGAGAATGACAAACGCAGGGACGGCCATCGTAGACCGGGGGCCAGCGGGGCAAGCTCCAGCCGGCGTTCACGCAGCCGCAGCGACCCCAGAGACCGGAGGCGCTGA
- the acin1a gene encoding apoptotic chromatin condensation inducer in the nucleus isoform X1 — MADLEDVTLDGRPLQSLRVADLKAALEERGLSKSGQKNALIKRLKGALMLENLQRTSTPHIGLQPNSQIGEEMSQNSFIKQYLAKQQELLRQRLEREAREAYETNDQQDHADVNNSTQCPPPAQDTAGQHKPTEAEFGSMNAGQGNANQEADVSSPPASGSVSMRVPGVEQRQDRGFASGEAAGDSDDDDSEGGEEDGNDDDWDSNARRRNFREQARVPTARERSGVSRQPQQQHIPPLLSPQLRQPTPPPSPPPELSFPLPDTPKQSPPSPDVAPARHSPSTSSSGSSSSDSRSSSPEPQRGAHAERKPGPLTLLARKMASEGAFSGPSWQGTEGEGDMQDNRSLEGLVSAITHTANTAGHISFPMIPGGHQGVSGVHSAHTEVPVSVLRAAAVDDRDRQLQENEKALELERQEKMKKLEQERALALEREKALEREKIERRQALEREEKEKALQREREFALERERQEREHALAKEREERERQRELERQRVLEQERLQREREEKEKREREERERQVELEKARERERKQQEIERALEQARLKKEREEAEKKEKERLERERALELERLEKEKIEREKALEKERMEKERIEKEKALELQRIEREKALEQERLEQERKEKERIEREKALELERIEREKREKEEKERLERERALEQERIEREERERKEKEAALERERLERERAEKERQEQLEREKALEQERLERERALEMERQKKEKALEIERQEREKALEMERQEKERAMEMERREKEKALEMERQKKEKALEMERREKEKALEMERREKEKALEMERQKKEKALEEERERALEQERLEHEKAMKKEKEEKEKLISTERESETRLSPSKPAGEVGLTSLPNPPLLSTGTAPNLPTEAGEREDARAPASASEAQAAKTDVTMSPRKKFQFVRVSPAQPQSSSTPMVIKRPRTFSDTPQPRGPPVISLSSAKEQQPEMSPLKQQDPQNREASTAAVQSEQKDATKPAVHQDQQQNETKKPVSVEKQDDSTKAQGAAKKAEENNESSSCTPEQRSADVKKKKTRSSSNDSSSSESDSGSSSSSSSSSSSSSQDKTSSRGREEGKRERNSSQNYMDTSEAQTEVLKETKNASHCRNSLSLENNNNIDGEMSNKHPSEATVRGESIQTTENEEEEERGKQRQEKETAMVDSQKLSETAEETPKAFSARKISLGNNKSSPGASSTEAEQESGGVAGRKRRWGSSTVVTAKKPSISITTDSLKSLIPDIKPSLGQEAVVELHPEEAALSGAEEEDGERSEQDLQIRRTVTQVVHTESPENGEKEAKRSRREEPEEDCRPDQERIKTQEEPVEVSLHGTVEAQLPAHTSHDVEMNTVTPSDTLIRRSISQQKMGVSITIDDPVRTAQQPSPPRGKVSNIVHVCNLVRPFTLGQLKELLSRTGSLVEDGFWIDKIKSHCYVTYSSVEEAVATRTALHGVKWPQSNPKVLSVDFCQQDELDFHKSLGTAERPGDDQGPAPGRGRALGLPSLLPERDQWAEREREMERRERARAEREWDRDKVKEFGKRGEEKEGGSRRSRSRERRRKERGKSKEKKTDKKADEPPAKLLDDLFCKTKATPCIYWLPLTDEQYVQRQAARAERMKEREKLRKELEEEEEKKREEERKERMKTTGATTGDRGEGEKDKDRDRERDRDRGRDRENDKRRDGHRRPGASGASSSRRSRSRSDPRDRRR; from the exons ATGGCGGACCTTGAAGACGTTACGCTGGACGGGAGACCGCTTCAGTCCCTCCGAGTTGCGGATTTGAAAGCAGCTCTCGAGGAAAGAGGGCTGTCGAAAAGCGGGCAAAAGAATGCTCTCATTAAAAGACTTAAAGGG GCTCTCATGCTGGAGAATTTGCAGAGAACCTCTACACCTCATATTGGTCTTCAGCCAAACTCTCAG ATTGGTGAAGAAATGAGTCAAAACAGTTTTATCAAACAGTATTTGGCTAAGCAGCAGGAACTTCTGAGGCAGCGCCTGGAAAGAGAGGCTCGGGAAGCATATGAAACAAACG ATCAACAGGACCATGCAGATGTTAACAACAGTACACAATGCCCTCCTCCTGCCCAG gaTACAGCAGGGCAACACAAGCCAACTGAGGCAGAGTTTGGGTCAATGAATGCAGGGCAAGGAAACGCTAATCAGGAAGCTGACGTGTCCAGTCCACCTGCCTCTGGCTCTGTATCCATGCGGGTTCCTGGTGTTGAGCAAAGACAAGATCGGGGCTTTGCGTCTGGTGAAGCCGCAGGTGATAGTGACGACGATGACAGTGAAGGCGGAGAAGAAGACGGCAACGATGATGACTGGGACAGTAACGCTCGCAGGAGAAATTTCCGAGAACAAGCCAGGGTGCCCACAGCAAGGGAGAGGTCAGGGGTATCCCGGCAACCGCAGCAGCAACACATCCCTCCCCTTTTGTCTCCTCAACTCCGCCAACCGACACCTCCTCCTTCCCCTCCTCCAGAATTGTCATTTCCTTTACCCGATACCCCAAAACAGAGCCCACCCAGTCCTGATGTCGCCCCAGCCAGACACTCACCCAGTACCTCCAGCTCCGGTTCCTCCAGCAGTGACAGCCGCAGTAGCAGTCCAGAACCACAAAGGGGCGCACACGCTGAGCGCAAGCCCGGCCCGCTGACCCTGCTGGCACGCAAAATGGCATCAGAGGGGGCTTTCTCTGGACCAAGTTGGCAAGGCACAGAGGGAGAAGGCGATATGCAAGACAACAGGTCTCTAGAGGGTCTGGTATCTGCCATCACTCACACAGCAAATACAGCAGGCCATATATCATTTCCCATGATTCCAGGAGGCCACCAGGGTGTCTCTGGTGTGCATTCTGCTCACACCGAAGTGCCTGTGAGTGTGCTTAGGGCCGCAGCGGTAGATGACAGGGACAGACAACTTCAGGAAAACGAAAAAGCACTTGAGTTGGAGCGgcaggagaagatgaagaagcTCGAGCAAGAAAGAGCACTTGCTCTCGAGCGGGAAAAGGCTTTGGAAAGAGAGAAAATCGAGCGACGGCAAGCATTAGAAAGGGAAGAAAAAGAGAAGGCTTTACAGCGGGAACGAGAATTCGCTCTGGAAAGAGAAAGGCAGGAGCGGGAGCACGCACTGGCTAAGGAAAGGGAGGAGCGAGAAAGGCAGAGGGAGCTCGAAAGACAACGAGTTCTGGAGCAGGAGCGCCTGCAGAGAGAaagggaggagaaggagaagcgGGAACGGGAGGAAAGGGAGAGGCAGGTGGAGCTGGAGAAAGCCAGGGAGCGGGAGAGGAAACAGCAAGAGATTGAACGGGCTCTGGAACAAGCGAGGttgaagaaagaaagagaagaggcagagaaaaaggagaaggaaaGACTCGAGCGAGAAAGAGCTTTGGAGCTCGAACGgctggaaaaggaaaaaatcgAGAGGGAGAAAGCTTTGGAGAAAGAGAGGATGGAAAAGGAGAgaattgagaaagaaaaagctttagaGCTTCAAAGGATAGAACGAGAAAAAGCTCTAGAGCAAGAAAGACTGGAGCAAGAGaggaaggagaaagaaagaattGAAAGAGAGAAAGCGCTGGAGCTTGAGAGAATAGAGAGGGAAAAACGagagaaggaagaaaaagagaggCTTGAAAGAGAGCGAGCTCTCGAGCAGGAAAGAATCGAGAGGGAAGAACGAGAGAGAAAGGAGAAGGAGGCCGCTCTAGAACGGGAGAGATTGGAGAGggaaagagcagaaaaagaaaggCAAGAACAGCTGGAGAGGGAGAAAGCTCTAGAGCAGGAGAGGCTTGAAAGGGAAAGAGCTTTGGAGatggaaagacagaaaaaggagaaaGCTTTGGAGATAGAGAGACAGGAAAGGGAGAAAGCCTTGGAGATGGAAAGACAGGAAAAGGAGAGAGCTATGGAGATGGAGAGAcgggaaaaggaaaaagctttagagatggaaagacagaaaaaggagaaaGCTTTGGAGATGGAGAGacgggaaaaagaaaaagctttggAGATGGAGAGacgggaaaaagaaaaagctttggagatggaaagacagaaaaaggagaaaGCTTTGGAAGAAGAAAGAGAAAGGGCTCTGGAGCAGGAAAGGCTGGAGCATGAGAAGGCCATGAAGaaggaaaaagaggagaaagaaaagcTTATCAGTACAGAAAGGGAGAGCGAGACCCGCCTTTCTCCATCCAAACCTGCTGGTGAGGTTGGTCTGACTTCCCTGCCCAATCCTCCACTCCTGTCTACAGGAACAGCTCCAAACCTGCCCACAGAAGCAGGAGAGCGTGAAGATGCCCGCGCTCCGGCGTCTGCAAGTGAAGCTCAGGCAGCAAAGACTGATGTAACCATGTCACCGCGTAAGAAGTTTCAGTTCGTACGGGTCTCCCCGGCTCAGCCCCAGTCATCCTCCACGCCTATGGTTATCAAGCGGCCTCGCACTTTCTCAGACACCCCTCAGCCCAGAGGCCCACCCGTCATCTCATTGAGCAGTGCTAAAGAGCAACAGCCTGAAATGTCCCCCCTCAAGCAGCAAGACCCCCAGAATCGAGAAGCTTCAACCGCAGCAGTTCAGTCCGAGCAGAAAGACGCAACTAAACCTGCAGTGCACCAGGATCAACAGCAAAATGAGACCAAAAAGCCTGTGTCTGTGGAAAAACAGGACGATTCAACAAAAGCTCAAGGGGCAGCAAAAAAAGCAGAGGAAAACAACGAGAGCTCATCATGCACTCCAGAACAGAGGAGTGCTGatgtaaagaagaagaaaacaagatcATCATCTAATGACTCCTCCTCTTCAGAGTCAGACTCTGGATCTTCATCGTCGAGCTCTTCGAGCTCATCCTCATCTTCTCAGGATAAAACCTCTTCAAGAGGCAGAGAG gaGGGGAAGCGTGAAAGAAATTCTTCCCAGAACTACATGGACACATCAGAAGCCCAGACAGAGGTTTTGAAGGAAACCAAAAACGCCTCTCACTGCAGAAATTCCCTCTCTTTAGAGAACAACAACAATATTGACGGAGAAATGTCCAACAAG CACCCGTCTGAGGCAACAGTTAGAGGAGAATCAATACAGACcacagaaaatgaagaagaggaggaacgGGGCAAGCAAAG GCAGGAGAAGGAGACAGCCATGGTCGACTCACAGAAGCTCTCAGAGACTGCAGAGGAG ACGCCAAAAGCCTTCTCAGCACGCAAGATCTCTCTTGGCA ACAACAAATCCTCCCCAGGCGCGAGTAGTACAGAGGCGGAGCAGGAGTCTGGGGGAGTGGCTGGTCGCAAAAGGAGGTGGGGCTCCAGCACTGTCGTCACTGCCAAGAAGCCTTCCATCAGCATCACCACAGATTCACTAAAG tCTCTGATTCCTGACATCAAACCCAGTTTGGGTCAGGAGGCAGTAGTGGAGCTACATCCAGAGGAAGCTGCCCTCTCTGGGGCAGAAGAGGAAGACGGGGAGCGCTCTGAGCAGGACCTTCAAATCCGCCGCACTGTCACACAA GTGGTGCACACAGAAAGCCCAGAGAATGGGGAGAAAGAGGCGAAGAGAAGCAGACGAGAGGAACCAGAGGAGGATTGTCGGCCAGACCAAGAAAGAATAAAGACCCAGGAAGAGCCGGTGGAGGTCTCCCTCCACGGGACCGTGGAAGCCCAGTTGCCAGCACACACCAGCCATGATGTAGAAATGAACACTG tGACTCCCAGCGATACCCTCATTCGTCGCTCCATCAGCCAGCAGAAAATGGGCGTTTCCATCACCATCGACGACCCTGTCCGCACAGCCCAGCAGCCCTCCCCACCCCGAGGAAAAGTCTCCAATATCGTCCACGTATGCAACCTG GTGAGGCCGTTCACACTCGGACAGCTGAAGGAGCTGCTCAGCAGAACTGGATCGCTGGTGGAGGACGGCTTCTGGATCGATAAGATCAAGTCCCACTGCTACGTCACT TATTCCAGCGTAGAGGAGGCGGTCGCTACAAGGACAGCCCTCCATGGAGTGAAGTGGCCTCAGAGCAACCCCAAAGTCCTCAGTGTTGACTTCTGCCAGCAGGATGAG TTGGACTTCCACAAGAGTTTGGGAACAGCAGAGCGGCCGGGAGATGACCAAGGCCCCGCCCCCGGCCGTGGGCGAGCGTTAGGCCTGCCCTCCCTGCTCCCAGAGCGAGACCAATGGGCTGAACGGGAGCGGGAGATGGAGCGCCGGGAGCGGGCCCGGGCGGAGCGCGAGTGGGATCGGGACAAAGTCAAGGAGTTCGGGAAACGAGGGGAGGAGAAGGAGGGGGGTTCTCGGAGATCACGCTCCAGAGAGAGAAGACGTAAGGAGAGGGGAAAGAGCAAGGAGAAGAAGACCGACAAGAAAG CTGATGAACCTCCTGCAAAGTTGCTAGATGATTTGTTCTGCAAAACTAAAGCAACTCCCTGCATTTACTGGCTCCCACTGACAGATGAACAG TACGTTCAGCGGCAAGCTGCCCGCGCCGAGCGGATGAAGGAGCGGGAGAAGCTAAGGAAAGagctggaagaggaggaggagaagaaaagggAAGAGGAGCGCAAAGAGCGAATGAAAACCACAGGCGCCACAACCGGAGACCGGGGCGAGGGTGAGAAAGACAAGGACCGGGACAGGGAGAGGGACAGAGACCGGGGCAGGGACCGGGAGAATGACAAACGCAGGGACGGCCATCGTAGACCGGGGGCCAGCGGGGCAAGCTCCAGCCGGCGTTCACGCAGCCGCAGCGACCCCAGAGACCGGAGGCGCTGA